Proteins found in one Campylobacter canadensis genomic segment:
- a CDS encoding sensor histidine kinase — MRKKIFLAIFFTSFSFIFLSLVFLLFLFDKTLQKQAFYELEEEFVFVENNLEKILKKEFFINNYRITLLLNNGEVVFDNFANSLDNHLNRFEIQNALKNDYAISSRFSNSLKKDSFYLAKKIIFKQKEFILRLSSDKENINTLIKNTALFLLIIFIFSVCVCILIANFLSKQILKPLKNLDLNNPSKDRVYKELHDFIDKIEENNENTKRLRVEFTHNVTHELKTPLTSIMLSSEMLKNNMVKKEDESNFINLIYNQSCALLVMIDEIIKISFLEQNKDIKKLNIRIDLLLLKIIKDLEFKLKEKNINIKTKLIKYSFLCNESLLYTMLFNLIENAIKYNNDNGIIDIKMYERKDILFLSIKDSGIGIKKEFFDRIYERFFRICSSRSKEIEGTGLGLSIVKKIAKIHKIKIKLISAENEGSEFILRFKKF; from the coding sequence ATGCGTAAAAAAATTTTTTTAGCTATATTTTTTACTAGTTTTAGCTTTATTTTTTTAAGTTTAGTTTTTTTACTTTTTTTATTTGATAAAACCTTGCAAAAACAAGCATTTTATGAGCTTGAAGAAGAATTTGTTTTTGTGGAAAATAATTTAGAAAAAATACTAAAAAAAGAGTTTTTTATCAATAATTATAGAATTACTTTGCTTTTAAATAATGGAGAGGTTGTGTTTGATAATTTTGCAAATTCTTTAGATAATCATTTAAATAGATTTGAAATACAAAATGCTTTAAAAAATGATTATGCAATATCTAGCAGGTTTTCTAATTCTCTTAAAAAAGATAGTTTTTATTTGGCAAAAAAAATTATTTTTAAGCAAAAAGAATTTATTTTAAGACTTTCAAGTGATAAAGAAAATATAAATACTCTTATAAAAAATACAGCTTTATTTTTGCTTATAATATTTATTTTTAGTGTTTGTGTTTGTATTTTGATTGCTAATTTTTTAAGTAAGCAAATTCTAAAACCTTTAAAGAATTTAGATTTAAATAATCCTAGCAAAGATAGAGTGTATAAAGAATTGCACGATTTTATAGACAAAATAGAAGAAAATAATGAAAATACAAAAAGACTAAGAGTTGAATTTACTCATAATGTAACTCACGAGCTTAAAACCCCGCTAACATCAATTATGTTAAGTTCTGAAATGCTTAAAAATAATATGGTAAAAAAAGAAGATGAAAGTAATTTTATAAATCTAATTTACAATCAATCTTGCGCTTTGCTTGTAATGATTGATGAAATTATTAAAATATCTTTTTTAGAACAAAATAAAGATATAAAAAAGTTAAATATTAGAATTGATTTATTGCTTTTAAAAATCATAAAAGACTTAGAATTTAAGCTAAAAGAAAAAAATATAAATATAAAAACAAAACTTATAAAATATTCTTTTTTATGTAATGAAAGCTTGCTTTATACTATGCTTTTTAATCTTATTGAAAATGCTATTAAATACAATAATGACAATGGTATTATTGATATAAAAATGTATGAAAGAAAAGACATTTTATTTTTAAGCATAAAAGATAGCGGAATAGGTATTAAAAAAGAGTTTTTTGATAGAATTTATGAAAGATTTTTTAGAATTTGCAGTAGTAGAAGTAAAGAGATTGAAGGAACTGGTCTTGGTTTATCCATAGTAAAAAAAATAGCAAAAATTCACAAAATTAAAATAAAACTTATAAGTGCTGAAAATGAAGGTAGTGAATTTATTTTAAGATTTAAAAAATTTTAA
- a CDS encoding sodium/glutamate symporter, translating into MNNILDLFYAIILMCVFLFLGYLIKEKIKFFKYSYINSSIIGGFLFLFINSFAIIKIKQEYIEFYRFLPSILIIPVLACAALGIKFNLVIKTSKNILILALIISAVSVLQFIAGLFSQYIFDYDFYKSFGLELSIAYAGGHASAGVLASILRQLNINYYEQAQSVAITLATFGLLGAIVLGILFINIAKKYKICFNDLEEKEEKLKIHLSTFILHLIFILFICFIAYFVLKIIKFYDVFILKNISIWAYTMIIMLFAWLIIIKAKKAHLINNQIKSKISSIFSEFAIICAISSMEFKIVAYYWQAILYMIIIGYILTASALYFMCKYLIKEDYFAYMMATFGCLCGVFLTGILLLKLLKVDYKSQITINFSLAYTLSSIFYFAILNYIVISLITNGLNQTMLFISLLAFSFIFLAIIVAKLKFFKS; encoded by the coding sequence ATGAATAATATTCTTGATTTATTTTACGCTATTATATTAATGTGTGTTTTTTTATTCCTAGGCTACTTAATTAAGGAAAAAATAAAATTTTTTAAATATAGCTATATTAACTCTAGTATAATAGGCGGATTTTTATTTTTATTTATCAATTCTTTTGCTATTATCAAAATAAAACAAGAATATATAGAATTTTATAGATTTTTACCATCAATTTTAATTATTCCTGTATTAGCTTGTGCAGCACTTGGAATAAAATTTAATCTAGTAATTAAAACAAGTAAAAATATATTGATTTTAGCTCTTATAATTAGTGCTGTATCTGTGTTGCAGTTTATAGCTGGTTTATTTAGTCAATATATTTTTGATTATGATTTTTATAAAAGTTTTGGTTTAGAACTTAGCATAGCCTATGCAGGCGGGCATGCAAGTGCTGGAGTTTTAGCTAGTATTTTAAGACAATTAAACATAAATTATTATGAACAAGCTCAATCAGTAGCAATTACATTAGCAACTTTTGGCTTACTTGGAGCTATTGTATTAGGAATTTTATTTATAAACATAGCAAAAAAATACAAAATATGTTTTAACGATTTAGAAGAAAAAGAAGAAAAACTTAAAATACATTTAAGCACTTTTATCCTACACCTAATCTTTATTTTATTTATTTGCTTTATTGCATATTTTGTACTAAAAATAATAAAATTTTATGATGTTTTTATTTTAAAAAATATTTCTATTTGGGCTTATACAATGATAATTATGCTTTTTGCTTGGCTAATCATTATAAAAGCAAAAAAAGCTCATTTAATAAATAATCAAATAAAGTCAAAAATATCTTCAATTTTTAGCGAATTTGCAATTATTTGTGCGATTAGCTCTATGGAATTTAAAATAGTAGCTTATTATTGGCAGGCAATTTTGTATATGATTATTATTGGATACATACTTACTGCTAGTGCTTTATATTTTATGTGCAAATATTTAATTAAAGAAGATTATTTTGCTTATATGATGGCTACTTTTGGCTGTTTGTGCGGAGTGTTTTTAACAGGAATTTTATTATTAAAATTGCTAAAAGTTGATTATAAAAGTCAAATAACAATTAATTTTTCTTTAGCTTACACTCTTTCTTCTATTTTTTATTTTGCCATTTTAAATTATATTGTTATAAGCTTAATTACTAATGGTTTAAATCAAACGATGCTTTTTATTAGTCTTCTTGCTTTTAGCTTTATTTTCTTAGCAATCATAGTAGCAAAATTAAAATTTTTTAAATCTTAA
- a CDS encoding methyl-accepting chemotaxis protein, with translation MATLINNNINTTQDALKQDFKALEEALQNAKKIEMGDLSVRINLNPANPQLKKLKDVLNSMLQTLENKIGKDINTIEKIFKEYSNKNFTSKIANAKGAVELASNMLGEQIKQILKDNLLIAQELKNKSNILKNNVKEINDGAIKQANNLQESAAAIEQMSASMHSLNQQSREVIQNTEDIKNVIIIIKNIAEQINLLALNAAIEAARAKEHGRGFAVVADEVRKLAENTQMSLSEIEANVNILIQAINNMNSSINEQTQAITQINEAISTIDELTNINVEIAATTNEISNEVDLIASNAVNEVNKNKF, from the coding sequence ATGGCAACACTAATTAATAATAATATAAACACTACACAAGATGCTTTAAAACAAGATTTTAAAGCCCTAGAAGAAGCCTTACAAAATGCTAAAAAAATTGAAATGGGAGATTTAAGTGTAAGAATTAACTTAAATCCTGCAAATCCACAATTAAAAAAACTAAAAGATGTGCTAAATTCTATGCTACAAACTCTTGAAAATAAAATAGGTAAAGACATAAACACAATAGAAAAAATATTCAAAGAGTATTCAAACAAAAATTTCACAAGCAAAATAGCAAATGCAAAAGGTGCTGTAGAGCTAGCTAGCAATATGCTAGGAGAGCAAATTAAACAAATACTAAAAGATAATCTTTTAATAGCACAAGAATTAAAAAATAAATCAAATATCTTAAAAAATAATGTAAAAGAAATTAACGACGGAGCAATAAAACAAGCTAATAATTTGCAAGAAAGCGCAGCTGCAATTGAACAAATGAGCGCTAGTATGCATTCACTTAATCAGCAATCTCGTGAAGTTATTCAAAATACAGAAGATATTAAAAATGTTATTATTATTATAAAAAATATAGCAGAGCAGATTAATTTATTAGCATTAAATGCTGCTATTGAAGCAGCTAGAGCTAAAGAACACGGGCGTGGTTTTGCTGTTGTAGCTGATGAAGTTAGAAAATTAGCTGAAAATACACAAATGAGCTTGAGTGAAATTGAAGCAAATGTAAATATTCTTATTCAAGCAATTAATAATATGAACTCAAGCATAAATGAACAAACTCAAGCAATCACTCAAATAAATGAAGCAATAAGCACAATAGATGAACTTACAAATATTAATGTAGAAATTGCCGCTACAACAAATGAAATCTCAAATGAGGTTGATTTAATAGCGAGTAATGCTGTAAATGAAGTCAATAAAAATAAATTTTAA
- the dnaK gene encoding molecular chaperone DnaK — protein sequence MSKAIGIDLGTTNSCVAIFERGEKKVIPNKEGKNTTPSIVAFTDKGEVLVGDSAKRQAVANPEKTIYSIKRIMGLMMNEDNAKEAAKHLPYKIVDRNGACAIEVAGKTYTPQEISAKVLMKLKEDAESFLGEKVSDAVITVPAYFNDAQRKATKEAGTIAGLNVLRIINEPTAAALAYGLDKANAEKIAVYDLGGGTFDVTVLETGDGVVEVLATGGNAFLGGDDFDNKLIDFLAEDFKKEQGVDLKQDKMALQRLKEAAENAKKELSSTNQTDINIPYITADSTGPKHLVKTITRAQFETMIDSLVQETIKKIDQVIKEAGISKSEIKEVVMVGGSTRVPLVQEEVKKVFGKELNKSVNPDEVVAMGAATQAGIIKGDVKDVLLLDVTPLSLGIETLGGVMTKIIEKGATIPTKKQQTFSTAEDNQNAVTINVLQGEREFSRDNKSLGNFNLEGIPAAPRGVPQIEVTFDIDANGILTVSAVDKASGKQQEIKITGSSGLSDEEIEKMVKEAEANKAADQKRREVVDTKNQAQALIHQVQKSLNELGDKVDANTKSDIENAINELNSSVNNDNASKEELDEKMKKLSEISHKLAENLYKKDDNAKAKDNAQDAEVE from the coding sequence ATGTCAAAAGCAATAGGAATAGATTTAGGAACAACAAACTCATGTGTAGCAATTTTTGAAAGAGGAGAAAAAAAAGTTATACCTAATAAAGAAGGTAAAAACACAACTCCTTCAATAGTAGCATTTACTGATAAAGGCGAAGTTTTAGTAGGAGATAGTGCAAAACGTCAAGCAGTAGCAAACCCAGAAAAAACAATTTATTCTATAAAAAGAATTATGGGTTTAATGATGAATGAAGACAATGCAAAAGAAGCAGCAAAACACCTACCTTATAAAATAGTAGATAGAAATGGTGCTTGTGCTATTGAAGTTGCAGGAAAAACTTACACACCACAAGAAATATCAGCAAAAGTTCTTATGAAATTAAAAGAAGATGCTGAAAGCTTTTTAGGAGAAAAAGTAAGCGATGCTGTAATTACAGTTCCAGCATATTTTAACGATGCTCAAAGAAAGGCAACAAAAGAAGCAGGAACTATAGCAGGACTTAATGTTTTAAGAATTATAAACGAGCCTACTGCAGCAGCTCTTGCTTATGGTTTAGATAAAGCTAATGCTGAAAAAATCGCAGTTTATGATCTAGGTGGTGGTACATTTGATGTTACCGTACTTGAAACAGGTGATGGAGTTGTGGAAGTTTTAGCAACTGGCGGTAACGCATTTTTAGGTGGAGATGATTTTGATAATAAATTAATTGATTTTTTAGCTGAGGATTTTAAAAAAGAACAAGGCGTGGATTTAAAACAAGATAAAATGGCTTTACAAAGACTAAAAGAAGCAGCTGAAAATGCTAAAAAAGAACTATCAAGTACAAATCAAACAGATATAAATATTCCATACATTACAGCAGATTCAACAGGTCCAAAACACTTGGTGAAAACCATTACAAGAGCTCAATTTGAAACTATGATTGATAGCCTAGTTCAAGAAACAATTAAAAAAATTGACCAAGTAATTAAAGAAGCAGGAATTAGTAAAAGCGAAATTAAAGAAGTAGTAATGGTTGGTGGTTCAACTCGTGTTCCATTAGTTCAAGAAGAGGTAAAAAAGGTATTTGGTAAAGAATTAAACAAGAGTGTAAATCCTGATGAAGTTGTGGCAATGGGTGCTGCTACTCAAGCTGGTATCATCAAAGGTGATGTAAAAGATGTTTTATTGCTTGATGTAACACCGCTTAGCCTTGGTATTGAAACTTTAGGTGGAGTTATGACAAAAATTATTGAAAAAGGAGCAACAATTCCTACTAAAAAACAACAAACATTCTCTACCGCAGAAGACAATCAAAATGCTGTTACAATTAATGTTTTACAAGGTGAAAGAGAATTTAGCCGTGATAATAAATCTCTTGGTAATTTCAACCTTGAAGGAATTCCAGCAGCACCTCGTGGAGTGCCACAAATTGAAGTAACTTTTGATATTGATGCAAACGGAATTTTAACCGTTAGTGCAGTTGATAAAGCTAGTGGAAAACAACAAGAAATCAAAATTACAGGCTCAAGCGGATTAAGCGATGAAGAAATTGAAAAAATGGTAAAAGAAGCAGAAGCGAATAAAGCAGCAGACCAAAAGCGTCGTGAAGTTGTAGATACTAAAAATCAAGCACAAGCATTAATCCACCAAGTTCAAAAAAGTTTAAATGAATTAGGTGATAAAGTTGATGCTAATACAAAAAGTGATATTGAAAATGCAATTAATGAATTAAATTCATCAGTAAATAACGATAATGCAAGTAAAGAAGAACTAGATGAAAAAATGAAAAAACTAAGTGAAATTTCTCACAAATTAGCAGAAAATCTTTACAAAAAAGATGATAATGCTAAAGCAAAAGACAATGCTCAAGATGCTGAAGTAGAATAA
- a CDS encoding nucleotide exchange factor GrpE → MSEEKLKPNECVQDECIQDECVNEEALNYENEIINLKAELENKTKEFDALKDSFLRANADFENIKKRLEKEKLSAVEFAQEGFLKELLPVLDALENASNFEADDEFSKKLLEGISLTLDLFKNMLKKHSIVEINPNIGDEFNPEIHEAMMFSEVEGMPSQQIAAVFAKGYLLKDRTIRACKVSVSK, encoded by the coding sequence GTGAGCGAAGAAAAATTAAAACCAAACGAATGTGTTCAAGATGAATGCATTCAAGATGAATGTGTTAATGAAGAAGCTTTAAATTATGAAAATGAAATAATTAATTTAAAAGCTGAACTTGAAAATAAAACTAAGGAATTTGATGCTTTAAAAGATAGTTTTTTAAGAGCTAATGCTGATTTTGAAAATATCAAAAAAAGATTAGAAAAAGAAAAACTTTCAGCAGTGGAATTTGCACAAGAGGGCTTTTTAAAAGAATTATTACCAGTACTTGATGCATTAGAAAATGCTAGCAATTTTGAAGCAGATGATGAATTTAGTAAAAAATTACTTGAAGGAATTAGTTTAACATTAGACTTATTTAAAAATATGCTCAAAAAGCATTCAATAGTTGAAATTAATCCAAATATTGGTGATGAATTTAATCCTGAAATTCACGAAGCGATGATGTTTAGTGAAGTTGAAGGAATGCCATCACAACAAATTGCAGCTGTATTTGCAAAAGGCTATTTGTTAAAAGATAGAACAATTCGTGCTTGTAAAGTAAGCGTATCAAAATAA
- a CDS encoding XRE family transcriptional regulator — MLETNDIFNLLHNAIESKENGKKISLQKMSQRLDVPMRTYQDWRLGNSKPQAVMAVFTMLCELDDDELLFLMSKIKKQLKDKN; from the coding sequence ATGTTAGAGACGAATGATATTTTTAATTTATTACATAATGCAATTGAGAGTAAAGAAAATGGTAAAAAAATTTCCTTACAAAAAATGTCACAAAGGCTTGATGTGCCTATGAGAACATATCAAGATTGGCGTTTAGGAAATTCAAAACCACAAGCTGTTATGGCAGTTTTTACTATGTTATGTGAATTAGATGATGATGAATTATTATTTTTGATGTCAAAAATAAAAAAACAATTAAAGGATAAGAATTGA